aataccaAGTTCTgccatgaaactctagatgacgCAGGCTGATGAGTCCTTAACACAAACTGATGATATTCTTAGCATTAAATGACTTGTCagaagctgattggttcatgttgcatacacagccaatgagcttgctgctttacatttaaatggctgattaGCATTCTCTTGAGCACTGCAGcgtgctttcagagttcctctgaaaccctccaccttccccagttccacctgtatagatctgctacaggttattttatatgctatttgtgcagcagcagtatgtcttaaatactcacagcaccttATTAGCATATgaattggcagtagcaagttcctgtacttgcttgcagcagcagcaataatctacaaatacagtaataaccaacaccagcagaagcGTAGCAGATCTgctccaccaagaccaaatacatcaACAATGTCCATGCTCCCGAGAATTGTCTGCGAAATAACCTACGTAGTtcagccaataattatttttggtCTGTGAGTTACATCTGTAATGTAGTTTATGAAGATTGCTAATGAATCTACAGCCCACCTGTGGATTTGAGGGTCTCAGCAATGTCCCACTGGGTTCCTCTAGCTCAGGTACTGAGCCATCACTGTCTGTTTCATTACCTGAACctactaaaagaaagaaagaaaaaaaaaaaaaattataaattgctttgttttgctttgctataaaagcaataaaagagGTACTTGAGAAAGATGCTGATGCCTCATGGCTAAAACAGATGATGAACATACTATTGTTTTTGAAGGGGAGATCCACATCCTCTGGGCCTTTTGATCTGTAGCTAATTGGGCACAAGTCTCGCTCTATACTCAGTCGCTCAGCTTGCTTTTGCTGAGTTTTTACCAAGGAGTCTGGTCGTGGACTGATGCAGGGGAGCATCTCTCTTTCATCTGACTGATTCAGTGTTCTTTGGACATGGGTACTGTCTGTTTGTCCAGTGGGTGTTGTGGACTGGGACTGTTCTGTTTGGTGTCCCTTGCAtactaaagaaaaacacaaaacatatatatagttaaatactAATGATTCCTAGGATGAAACAAACTAAACAactaaagaaacaaacaacagcTTACCTGGAGGGTTCTCATGTCTGCATGGTTTTGCTGTCATGACTGTTCTTTCACTTTCATGATCATATGTGTCTTGAATAGGAACCAAAGTTGGTGTTTGTTCCTCTGTTTCCCTTGCTGCTGATTCCATACTGCTTATTTCAGGAGTCCGAATGGGACTTTGATAGTCAGGTTGGCTGGGTTTGCTGTCAGGAGCTGGCTGAATATGTGAGAAGGCAGCAGAAGTTTGGGAGATCTCATGGATGGGCTGTGACTCCTGAATGGGGGTAGAGAGATCCTTCTCCTGGACAACAGTGGATGAACATGTTGGAGAGACCATTTCTTGTTCTGGCATGTCCACCCTGAGGAATGAACTGCCCCCTACGTGATTGTCATTGATGTCTCTTGTGCTTTCTGTCAAACTTCCTCTGCTCAAAGATCTGTCTGAAAGTTCTTTCTGCCCATCTGGCCTTGTAAGGTCTGTtgtctgagttacagcaactgGCTCTGTATGAACAGACTCTTTTGGCTCAATACAGCTAGGGTCAGGGGAGTCAAACATTGATTGTTCTGGTGTTTGGTTAAGTGCAGTGTTCTCTGTTATAGAGACATCATCTTTCTGCAGGGTTTCACCAAATTCCTCTCTcactgaaaatatatcaaaatgtggAGCTTGAATATCTGTAGTCTCCATTTCCTTTCCTTGGCACTGGATCTTTTCATTTCCCATTGAGGCTAAATCTGCAATGTTGGCTTTAAGGGCATCAGTTACCTTTGGTTTTGTGGCATGACCAGAATTAGCAATCTGTGCTGTTTTTGGTGTTGCCTCATCACTGTCAGCTTGGGAAAGACCTGATTTATGTGAATCGCCATCAGAATTTTTGTTCTGCTCCAGGAATGAAACATTCTCTGTAAAATCTTGTTCCTCTCTCTTTTGACATGTTTTCAATCCCTCTTTTCCCTTCTCATGTGAGTCAGATTTAgctgtttcctgatcctgagcGTCAGTTGTAGTCTCTTGTTCAAGAAATTGTCTGTCAGTGGTTTTAGCTTCATCTGTTACTGTTTCATGTTTGATGTGTGCTCTTAACTGAATTACTTTCTCCCCCACAACCTCATTTGAAGCCACATCATGGGAGTTTGATGTCTCTTTATGAGAGACGGAAATCTGTTGGGGAATTGTTGATTCTGAGGGGTCAACAATCTTTATATCAGTTGGTTTCTTTCTGAATGTGAAGGTACCAAACGATCCTCCTTGCAAGTTGAATGTGAGATTGTTTTCCAAGACAGAGTCAGTGTTTGTTAGggtaattttttgagaatttgaATGACCCTGATTTGAAACTGGACCAAGATTATCTGATTGGTAAGAAATGACTGTTTTTGAAGAAGATCCACAAAGATCAGCGTGTTCTGGGGAAATGGTTGCTGTTAATGTGACATTATTAGGTCCTTGACAAGATTCCACATCCTGAGGCCGTTCAGATGTTATTTCATCACTTTCCTTCCTTAATGGGTCTGAAGATAAATCCTCTGGAATGTTGAAGTCTGTATTTGGAGTTTGATCTTTCACATCTtttgcatcatctgaaagcatATTCAATGTAATTTCTGATGAAGCACTCAGGATTAAGGGTGTGGAAGTTTTTTCTGGATCATTCCACAATGGCATCAGACCCTTATCTGAACTGCAATCTATGAGTTGATTGCTCTCTGGATTTTGAAGGTTATTTGCATCATCCTCACCCCCTCCTGCCTCTGAAAGATCTTGAATCGATCTCCAGCTGGCAATGTTTGACTCAACCTCACCAACATCAATGTCTGTCATTTTCTCTTGGAGGTCACAATATCGGTTGTTGTCCTCATCATCACCCATGATGTCTTCTCCAGCGGCAATGTTATGAGAGACAGGCAAACCTTTACTCTGCACTGATCTAGCTATCTCACACATGAGCAGATTTTCAGCCTCAAAGTCACAGCATTCACCTAAAGACAAGGGGTCCCTTGGTGTCCAACTCTCAGAGTAAAGTTCCTCTTCTGTCATATAGCTCTCAGAGTTCTCTTTCTTTGGCGAAATGACAAGTCTGCTGTATGTGGAGCAGGACATAGTTTGAGAGGTTTGGTTTACATCATTGCCAGGTTGATTCTCTGTCAGATTATCTTGATTCATGGAACGTTCAAATGGTAAAACATCAGTTGGTGTTAAATTATCTGAGATGTCACACAGTTCAGGATAGGCACAAACTGGAATGTTTGTGGGGCTGCATTCATCCAGGTATGTTAGTTGGGGGACTCCCTTATTTAGGTCATTGGTTGCGGTTTCTGCTAACTCCATACTATTTCCATTTTTCTGATCCAGTTCCTGGCTATCATCTACGTTAGTCTTGTAGCACATGTCAGCAGCTGTAGCACCTGCCACACAGGAATCAACTGTACTACAAATTTGTTCTACTTTGCCTTGATCAACAGGTAATGTTGGATCATCTGTGGCGATCTGCTGTCCTTTCTCTGATGTTACCGTGACTGTTGATGGATCTGTACTCTGTTTTCCTTCCATATCCATTGTTTCGGTCTGTGCAGTCAATTCTTTTGAAAGCTCACCCTTCAGCAACTTTGTTTCTGAAATTTGTTGTGTGATTACGCTTTCACCTTGAACACTGCAGTCTGCCAGATTCTCTTGAAGTTCTACACGTGGAAGTTCAGATGATCCGGAGGATATCTCCATTTCACTCTCACTACCAGAAGATTCGGGTTTTGCATGGCTTACTGACTGCACAGGTTCATCTGGCCCAGGGAACTGTTGGGAGAGTTCTGCATGCTTCTCTGTGGAGTACAGATGGTCGTCTTCAACCTGCACAGGTTCATCTGGCCCAGGGAACTGTTGGGAGAGTTCTGCATGCTTCTCTGTGGAGTACAGATGGTCGTCTTCAACCTGCACAGGTTCATCTGGCCCAGGGAACTGTTGGGAGAGTTCTGCATGCTTCTCTGTGGAGTACAGATGGTCGTCTTCAACCTGCACAGGTTCATCTGGCCCAGGGAACTGTTGAGCGAGTTCTGCATGCTTCTCTGTGGAGTACATATGGTCGTCTTCATCCCCGTTATAAGACGTGGAATCAATTGAGCCCTCAGTGTCATCCTGAAAAGCAAAGGACTCATCTACACCTTCGTTTATTGAATTCTCTGAAAGGGAATTTAGAAAGGATGCAGAGGTGTCATCTTCATTTGGGTCTTCCACTTCCTTTTCAACCTTCCAAGCTGCCTTTTGTTGCTGTGCCTCATCATTAACCACATCTTCAACATCAcactcatcttcatcatcatacTCATCTACATCGGCTTCCTCTTCTCCAGCAGCATATGCATCCACATCATTCCCCTGCTCATCATCAGTGGGGAACAGGGTTATATCCATGGAATCTGCCTGGATTATCAGGCTTCCATGGAAAGGCAACATAGAAGCAGGAAACATTGCATCACTCCCAAGCCCATCCTCTCTAGAATAGCCATGGAACAGAGGAGCAGAGGCACTGAGATATAAACTATTACTGCTATTACTTTCTATGTCTACAGTCTCTGGAGAGTGGGTGACAGGGGTTTCGCTCCCTGTATCCAGTGCAGCAGATGCATTATCGTCTGGTGTTATAGGGTGATCCAGGCTCACAGATGGCTCTGAGAAACAGGCATTGAAATCTATTTCAAGACTTTGATGTGAATCATTAAAAGTTTGAGTTGCATCAGGGGCTTTCTGGAAATCTCTAGGCCTCAGAGAGCCCTCAGACACCCCTGTGTCCTCCTGGCAGTCTGTTTTACTCTTGTTGCTGCTGTTCTCTTGTGTGGAAACATGTTCTGTAACCCAATGAGGACTACAGGTGTCCCTTGTTAGTATATCCACTTCACAGGCAACATCTTGCAGCAACTCCGGCATATCAGGTTTACCCAGACAAGCATCCCTTTCGTTACCAGTTCGATCATCTCCAAGCTCATCACCAATCTCTGAGAGGGACTCCACATAGCAAGCAGGAGCTTCTTGCAACTCTGCCTCAGCTGTTAAGTTTGGAGAGCATGAGTGGGAGGTGCTGGAGGTGTATGAAGTCCAGCTGCCTCCCTCAGCAGTCATGTAGGAACCAGAGGGAGAGGTAGGAGGGGAGCACAGATCAGACTCATCAgttggagatcctggactttgGCTTGGGCTCCCTGGGCGCCACTGTTGCTTGAGATGTGAGCAGTAAGCCATCTTAATGGGGGTGGAAGGGGCTGTATAGTAGCGATCAGGATCAAGTCCTGGAAGGACACCAATGCGTTGTGGGTCAACAACATAGGGAGGCTCGGAAAATGACAAGGAAGGCACTTCACCCTGAGATAAAGACAGTGGCTCTCCCTCATTATCTGGGAAAAGAGTACTGCTGTCTGTCAATTCGGCATCTCTCACTTTGGACTCTAGGACTTGACATTCAGGTATCTGACCTATGCTTTTCTCCTGTTCTGGAACTGAAGTCAAACTCTTAGTCTGATCTGCAGTAGAACTCACCTGACCAGTATCTAGCTTTGCATTTTCATCTAGCCCAATGTGACATTTCATGGAAGGTTCTGAGGGCTGGTGTCCTGAACTAGGTGTTTCTTGACCTATCTGCTTTCCTAGCAGCACTCCACTTTGTGTGTCCATGTTTCTCAGCAGAGCCTCTTGCCCCATTACCACCCTTGAGTCCATGGTCTCTGGCTCTTGAAAGTCACTTTCTATTTCTGATCCAGTTAGGACTTTGATCCGTTCCATTTTCATAGGACCTCGTCTGCAGGCTCCTCTACCAAACCGCCCTGTTGGTCGGCCGAAATTTCCAGAATACCCTTCTAATTCAAAACTTGCACCCTCAGGCTGTGGGCGAGGAGATGTGGTTGGTTTGGCCATTACCAGGCGGGGTCCAAAAGGAGTACATAGTGGGGAGAGTTTTGGAGGGCTGCTGGGAGAAGGACTGGAGGCACTGTCTGTTGGAGTTGAGGCTGAAGAGCTGGATGTTTGACCAGACAGATCTAAaagattaaagtaaaaaaataattattacattttgttatataaatgaaaatctgCACAGATTTATTATTGAGGTGACATTTCTGCATGAAAATTTCTTTAGCAAAGAAAATCTTTATAGTGTTTGACAGTACTCAAACATCCTGacaatatagtatattataaaaatcatttatgaAAAAGGATTATAAAAAGCCTAATAAAATGACTTCAAATTGAATCAGCCAGCTGATCTCTTTTTATCCTTCTATGTTGCCCCAAACATGAATAGTACTGCCAATGAAATGTCACTGTATGAAATATTCAATACAGTACTGCAAAAGGTCATCTGAACTGCAgttatataaagtgttttaaactgAATTGTATGCAATAAATCCAGTAGaacaatttaatttcaatttgtcAAGATATGACAACTAGCAGCACTATCCAAAAGTAGTATAATTTTATCCCATCCTATATTATATGCCAGAACATATTTCTGCAAGTTGTGATACCATAGCCATTTGGTACCAGTGTTTCTATATAAACTTGTCCACAAGCCCTGATCATACTTAAAAGATATCACGACTGAACTACTGTACTTGTATTCAGGAGGAGTGAGGGTTTTTGGTGGGGGTGTGATGAGGCCTAAAGGGTCAACACTGTGGGGAGCATTTTAATGTCCAGAGAGTAATTGGACGTCTTTGTCAAACAAGGATCTTTTTCCACAGCAAACTCAGAGTCAGAGTAACAGATGGACTTTAAAGAAAGCAAAATAAGCAGCAGTGTCAGCACAAATCTCTTTTTCCTCTCTGGACTTCTAATACcaatgcatgcacacacaatgTATCTAtgtgaaaagttaaaaaaacaaaatagttagACAAGTGAATGTGTGAGTACATGTGCTCAGACAactaaattatcttctttttcttttaaatacctAACACTTTATCATTGAAGAGCACCTGGCACCTGTTATAGCTGCAATATTCAACAGAGATACAGCCAGTGACAGTCATGTAGCTCATTACATTATACAGAAACATGACATTCACATGACATTCAGTGCATTTAGATGTGTTAAatttttctaacatgattagcacaGAGTAGTTCCCATCAGCTCTTCACCCACTGCACTGATTATCTGACAGGTCTGTGGCAAAATGGAGTTGTTATTAGATTATTTCCTCCTCACTTCAATCTCCTAAATTCTCTCAGCATCACAATAACCTTTGAATAGGCTTGATGTGGATTATCATCACAATCTCTTCTGGTTGACTCTAATTCACACCGCTGCATTGCCATTGACATGTTGTTGGCTTCTTTGCTTAACAACATGTTCCACATATACAGTAACACTGCATAcaaaatggttttgaaaaatgtgttttttgaaaatacacCACTGAAGTGTTGCTGGAAGCCCTGACAGAAAGATTAGCTAATTTGTAGctaattttataaaatgaatacaaaatttgtcttttttatttaatgaaaaattagtcttgttaaatgaactattatttataagctttttttccccttcttgggcctgaaatggaggaattttggtcaatactgataattaaacattattttgctaaatgtgcttttgtgctgGAACCTTGGCTAGTTTAGGGCCGTCAAggataaataatgacaataaaactaGGGCAGCAAGcccttgttttgataaatgatttattgaatcgttCAAATCAAACGACtcgttcaaaacggctgattcaattagaaacgtAACAAGCCTGCGTCCCAATGTATATAATATCCAttctaaattctatgtgatattagtaattttcaatactatttagggcagacaggcttgatagtatgcacattgggacgcagggaaaGTGTCCATCTGAATGGTGCCATTGAATCTCTGGCTCtcttgattcgttcaaaaactgattcattcaaggaacgaaacaccgtgccgtatgcactgttgtataaaattaatagcacatttgtgctcgCGCATGTAGGTCTACtaatattcagaaaagtacatttcttgtgtaatgaatataaaaacaaaaactcatacattggtatttttttctttaattgcttgaattataaggttaTGTACCTgtattctaataggcttcatcactcagtgaatgcttttggactctgaagacgtgtttttgtttggtttttgcaaggtCGATGACTTGATAATGTCAGCTCTCCTATCTTCTCTCAATCCCTCACAgttacacatacagcacaataacattatgtctggacattgtttttaaattctaatgaaggaaaaatcataccttttctgttgtcttctttctaaagaaattcaaaagttgcgcttgaaccattttgcgtgaaaaatgaaaacttgcttccacttgtgcgcagcttgttacagaaccgtgttctgattggccaatcgccgTTATGCGTGAATTATCTTAAGTAGATAATTTTAACATTCCATTTGCATGATATGTTTTACATAATACTCATTATTAATCCAAAGGGGAtggtaaggggggggggggtggttttactgaggagatgctttttgtcatttttttcaaccaGGGGATTCCATCCCCCCGCATCACCCTCCTCAATTCGAGCCCTGTGTGTATCACTCTtcaatcctctctctctctctctaaatttcCTTCTCTTTATCATAATCTTATTCCCTCCCACTTCTCTCTCCTTCTGTGTCCTAAAAACGTCATCAGAGGGCAGATCCATCTTATTGTGCCATAATAGTGTGTATCATTGTGTGTGCACATGACCCAAACCATTCGAGCTaaattgtgagtgtgtgtgcatacttgactgtatgtttgtgtttatgtgtgtctgtgagacTATAGGCTAATTGTTCTGCTTTGTCAAGATTCAAAAAGACAACGTCACACCTTCTGTTTTCTGCACAAGGCAGCACTGTTTTGGAGCAGTATGCAAAGCGATCACTGTGTGAGTGGGAGTGTTCACATATAAGAGGGGCCATTGTTGCctcaaaaacataatttgcaGAGCAAAATCACTACAGGGAAAGGCAGAAGTGTGTAGACCTGCTCGAGGCACCTcctcaaataaaacaacagatgGAGTAATGTTTGTGTATCCGTGTCTGACCTCTTTCTTGATTGCCCTTCAATCTCAGACCGCTATTGTTTGTATGGTAGGATGAGCAGGTGGTACTAGAGTTCACCTCTTTGGATCCAAAATCTAAATACTACGATTTATCGTTAAACATGACCTGGAACAATGGAAGTGAGTAGACATCATCAGCATTCCAAATGGAGTTTCAAATGCCATACACTTTCATACTTGCGTAATACAGCAAGTCCTGAATATTATCTGATGCAAGAAGGGCATTCACAAAATCTTCCCTTTTCCATTGCTTTCAATAGACGTTAAACATCGAATTTTGTTCATTGACATAATTATTGCGGTGAAGATAGATATGCATTGTTTaagtttaaaacaaatgctaATGAGACTGAAGCAGTGGCTGACCGAACAATGTTTTGTTCTTAGAGACAAGTGAATCTAAACTATGAAACACTGTAGGGTCCCTAATGGTAGGTCTCTTGTGTCAGCTGCAATATTATACTTGTCAACAAATAAAGCTTTGATACTAGTTTCATAGCTTTTATTCTGAGAAATCACAGTGGGTTATGTATGGAACTGGCCTTGTTTAACCCCAGGTGTCTGATCATCCAATGTCTGACCTATCTGATCCCttggtctgtctgtgtgtgtgtgtgtgtgtgtgtgtgtgtgtgtgtgtgtgatgtaattGAGAGGGACTGAATAGAAGCAGGCCAGGCAAACACGACATCCACCCAGCTTATCTAGCTCTCATACTGTGCCAACATATTATTCAATTAAAGAACATCTCTTTCTTTAACAGTGCCTTTAAATACTCAATAGCATTTCAATaacaatgaaatttaaataaagacatGTCATGGAATGAAATGGAAAGGCCTTGTTTTTGTAACAAAAGGGTGTGGATTGTATTAGAGCTGATGCATCTTATTTTCTGGACACAAAAGTAATATCAAGTATATTTTAATGTCGACAATAGAAATTATACACAAAAAAGCATCGTCGCCTGGTTGGCATGCCAAAAATGCCATCATATTCCACACTGTTATTCAATACCCCACCCTTAATACTGAACACAATCATTATTATGCCATTGTGTTTTGTGACGATCACACATCACGAACACACATCGGATTTAGAGGCAGAGTTCGTTGAGACGACTACAATTTTTACGAGCGCTCAGTCCCGAGTCTCCTTTCTTCTTATTAGTTCAGTTATCTAAAGATAGTGCCGACAAACTGTCACACATGAGGGTTCTCTTTTTGTAGGGCAATCTTTCCGCtcgttcaaacacacacacacacacacacacgcctgtaTGCTTACTGGAAaattccatgcctttttgcagaTTGTGCTTTCTTCGCTaattattcaatgttaaaagtgatAAGCCTGTACAAGCACACCAGGAGTCCCAAACATCCCAGCAGTTTGATAAGGATTCACTGCATCAAGACAATTAACTCCATTACAAACCATGTGCCCAGAATTTAACCACCTACCATTAGCACAAGATGGagtaacaaaaaatgtttgtgtttaaagCTACTAATCAAGCTCATTTAAATGTAGTTTACATAGATACTCTTTCATTTGtgacaattttattatattttgtccataacatatgcgtGTCATTCCCTCAACAAATAGACAAACAGCATCTATATCTTATCCTAAAGTAACATCTTAAATCAGATCAGAGTCATTTCATGCAGGCATGTTATGGACACCTATGCACTTGTCCTAAACAGCCTTGATTCCAACTGATGCTGTAACTTGGGGTTCTGAGAGTGATGCTGTGTCATGCTCTTGTAATTGCAGGCAGGAAGgaggagtgtgtgtatgtgtgtgtgtgtgtgtgtactacaaCCACTTAGCACTCACAGTGCTCTTTTAGGACTCTGCTGGATGATGTTTCTGGGTGCGGCTGTACATGTTCCTGATTTCTGTCTCAATGTCCTagcaaataattatattaattagacGCATGCTTTCAGCCGAGCATCCTTTGTGTACTTCCACGTTTGTCCTTCTCTGTCCCTAATATAGCATGCTGTGAGGTGTGTGTTTGCTTACCTGGTCCTGGCAGCTCTGATTGTGGGTCTCCAGAGTCCAAAAGGCCCTGTGTGGGGCCGCTCCGATGTGCAGTCTCACCAGGCATATCTGTGTGGCAGAGCCTCTGACGCACTGCCTAAAAACCAGGAGCCAGTAAACTGAGGACAGAGAAAACGAGTATAGGATGTTGCCTCCTCAGCGCAAAGATACAGATCCGTGTTCACTGTTTGTGCATTAATGTCAGCGTGCatgtgagaaaaagagagagaggggctgCAGAGCCACACCGGTAACAGCATGGGAAATCTGAGCGTGAGCTGCAGTATTCTCTCTGATTACGAGAGAGCCCGCCCCAATCGGACTCTCTGTCGCTCACATTACCCCTCCCTTCCTCACTGCTGTGCTGCTTCCTAACCTcgctctccccctccctctctctctctctctcgctcgctctgtctccttctctccttctctccctccTGCTCTCGTTTCAGCAAGTGGGTCTTGGACAATGATGTCAGCAGATTTTTCTATCTCTTGGAGGCTGGGGgatagtgatacaaaacacagcAGTCAAAAAAAATAGAGGTGCTgtgcactgaattttttttttttataaaatctaatctaatagccatgctgaaaaataatgtttaaaccagcctaagcttgTTGGTTTTAACGGGTTTAAGATGGTCTCCCAACCTGGCTTAGGGTctaaaacccctctaaaaccatcaTCAAAACAGATTGGGAGACCTGTAAAAGTTGGAGTTTTGGAACAATTCAGGTCCTCCCTTGAAACTGGGTCTACATTAGATATCAGTTAATACCTACTGCATCgaaatgatttaaatatgtatataatatcttattatattgtgcataataaaacaaatttgatGTCATTTCTTTCACTTGATGAACtgtttataagtaataatattaaaacttccataataaccaaaataaattatacatttaatattcatgaatacATGTAGGGTAAGTGCAAAGGTATCAGGCTAATCTGGTATCTGTATGCTATGCTAGTACATTATAACATAG
The Cyprinus carpio isolate SPL01 chromosome A16, ASM1834038v1, whole genome shotgun sequence genome window above contains:
- the LOC109081079 gene encoding uncharacterized protein LOC109081079 isoform X4 produces the protein MAKPTTSPRPQPEGASFELEGYSGNFGRPTGRFGRGACRRGPMKMERIKVLTGSEIESDFQEPETMDSRVVMGQEALLRNMDTQSGVLLGKQIGQETPSSGHQPSEPSMKCHIGLDENAKLDTGQVSSTADQTKSLTSVPEQEKSIGQIPECQVLESKVRDAELTDSSTLFPDNEGEPLSLSQGEVPSLSFSEPPYVVDPQRIGVLPGLDPDRYYTAPSTPIKMAYCSHLKQQWRPGSPSQSPGSPTDESDLCSPPTSPSGSYMTAEGGSWTSYTSSTSHSCSPNLTAEAELQEAPACYVESLSEIGDELGDDRTGNERDACLGKPDMPELLQDVACEVDILTRDTCSPHWVTEHVSTQENSSNKSKTDCQEDTGVSEGSLRPRDFQKAPDATQTFNDSHQSLEIDFNACFSEPSVSLDHPITPDDNASAALDTGSETPVTHSPETVDIESNSSNSLYLSASAPLFHGYSREDGLGSDAMFPASMLPFHGSLIIQADSMDITLFPTDDEQGNDVDAYAAGEEEADVDEYDDEDECDVEDVVNDEAQQQKAAWKVEKEVEDPNEDDTSASFLNSLSENSINEGVDESFAFQDDTEGSIDSTSYNGDEDDHMYSTEKHAELAQQFPGPDEPVQVEDDHLYSTEKHAELSQQFPGPDEPVQVEDDHLYSTEKHAELSQQFPGPDEPVQVEDDHLYSTEKHAELSQQFPGPDEPVQSVSHAKPESSGSESEMEISSGSSELPRVELQENLADCSVQGESVITQQISETKLLKGELSKELTAQTETMDMEGKQSTDPSTVTVTSEKGQQIATDDPTLPVDQGKVEQICSTVDSCVAGATAADMCYKTNVDDSQELDQKNGNSMELAETATNDLNKGVPQLTYLDECSPTNIPVCAYPELCDISDNLTPTDVLPFERSMNQDNLTENQPGNDVNQTSQTMSCSTYSRLVISPKKENSESYMTEEELYSESWTPRDPLSLGECCDFEAENLLMCEIARSVQSKGLPVSHNIAAGEDIMGDDEDNNRYCDLQEKMTDIDVGEVESNIASWRSIQDLSEAGGGEDDANNLQNPESNQLIDCSSDKGLMPLWNDPEKTSTPLILSASSEITLNMLSDDAKDVKDQTPNTDFNIPEDLSSDPLRKESDEITSERPQDVESCQGPNNVTLTATISPEHADLCGSSSKTVISYQSDNLGPVSNQGHSNSQKITLTNTDSVLENNLTFNLQGGSFGTFTFRKKPTDIKIVDPSESTIPQQISVSHKETSNSHDVASNEVVGEKVIQLRAHIKHETVTDEAKTTDRQFLEQETTTDAQDQETAKSDSHEKGKEGLKTCQKREEQDFTENVSFLEQNKNSDGDSHKSGLSQADSDEATPKTAQIANSGHATKPKVTDALKANIADLASMGNEKIQCQGKEMETTDIQAPHFDIFSVREEFGETLQKDDVSITENTALNQTPEQSMFDSPDPSCIEPKESVHTEPVAVTQTTDLTRPDGQKELSDRSLSRGSLTESTRDINDNHVGGSSFLRVDMPEQEMVSPTCSSTVVQEKDLSTPIQESQPIHEISQTSAAFSHIQPAPDSKPSQPDYQSPIRTPEISSMESAARETEEQTPTLVPIQDTYDHESERTVMTAKPCRHENPPVCKGHQTEQSQSTTPTGQTDSTHVQRTLNQSDEREMLPCISPRPDSLVKTQQKQAERLSIERDLCPISYRSKGPEDVDLPFKNNIGSGNETDSDGSVPELEEPSGTLLRPSNPQLAHSPADESVSRAKQSRSEKKARKAMSKLGLKQIHGVTRITIRKSKNILFVITRPDVFKSPASDIYIVFGEAKIEDLSQQVHKAAAEKFKVPLDPSPLPSDITPTLTIKEESEEEEELDEGGLEQRDIELVMAQANVSRAKAVRALRHNKNDIVNAIMELTM